GTGCCGCGCACGGAGTACACCTCGCGCGTGACCGTGCCGCGCCCGTAGATGTCGCTGCCGCGGGCCGTGATCGTGCCGCGGATTCGCGCGGCCGAGGCGTCGAGGGCGCCGCCGCCCGGGAACCCGGCCACCACGGCCGCGTCCCCGCGCGACGCGGGCGGGGCGAAGCCGAGCGAGGGCGCGTCCAGGCCCGGCACGTAGAGCACCGCGACGTCGATGTCGGGGTCGAAGTAGACGACGCGGGCCTGCCACCGCTCGCCCACGCCGCGCACCAGCACGACGGGGTCGAGGAGCCCGGCGACCACGTGGGCGTTGGTCATCACGTGGTCGCGGGCGTAGACGAAGCCCGAGCCGTCCACCTGCGTGCCGCACGCGGCGGCCATCCCCTCCACCTTGACCAGCGAGCCCCACGCCGCGCGCACCGCGGGGACCTTGAGCAGCGCCGGGTCCGGGGCCGCGACGGGGATGAGGGGGTCGAGCGAGAAGCCGCCGAACGCCTCGGGGAAGCCGGTGGAGTCCAGCGCCGAGCGCAGCCCGCTCACCCAGTCCTTGGCCGTACCGGGCAGCACGTGGTCGACGCCGTCGAGCACCCGTGAGCCGCGCAGCTCGGAGGACACCGGGCCCAGCGGCACCACCACGAGCGCCGAGGCCATCACCCACGCGAGCAGCAGCACCGACAGAACGCCGAACACCGAGCCGCCCACCGAGTCGACCAGCCGGGCCGGGCGCCAGGTGACGCGGGAGCGGATCCACCGGGCCAGCACCGACATCAGCGCGTTGCCGATGCCCGCGCACACCACCACGATCCCGATGCCCAGGGCCGCGGCGAGGAACCCGTCGAGACCGCCCACGAGGTGCGGGGCCAGGGTGGCGCCGGCCAGCGCCCCGCCCAGGAACCCGGCGAAGGACAGCACGCCGGCCACGAGCCCGTTGCGCCAGCCGGTCCAGACCGAGAGCGCCACGAGGACGACGAGGAGGAGGTCGACGAGGTTCATCGGGCCGGCAGGTCGACGACGACGTCGGCGTCCCACGGCCGGTCCCAGCCGCACAGGGTGAACAGGCGGGAGAGCACGAGCGCCGTGAAGCCCCACACGAGCAGGCCCTGCACGGCGAACCCGGGGCCGAGGTAGCCGGACGGATGGCGGACGGAGACCCGGTGCGCGGGGTCGAGCAGCTCGTCGAGGGGCACGCGCACGACGCGCTCGACCTCGCCCGGGTCGACCACGCCCACCGGCGAGGGGTGCCGCCACCACCCGATCACGGGGGTGACGACGAACCCGCTCGGCGGCAGCCACAGCGGGGGCAGCGTGGCCACGACGGCGACCCCGGACGGGTCGAGCCCGGTCTCCTCCTGGGCCTCGCGCAGCGCCGCGGCCACGACGTCGGCGTCGGTGTCGTCGACCGCCCCGCCGGGGAACGCCGGCTGACCGGCGTGGCTCGAGACCGTGGCCGCGCGCTCGATGAGCAGCAGGTCCGGACCGGTGGAGCCCTCCCCGAAGAGCACGAGGACGGCGGACTGCCGCCCGCCCTCGGCCGGCGGCACGAACCGGGAGAGCTGCTCGGCGGTGACGGTGCGGGCCACGTCGAGCACCGGCCGCATCCAGTCGGGGAGGTCCGGGACGACGGGGTCCGCGGCGTCGCTCAGCACGACCGGCCCCGGGGCGCGGCCGGGGCGGGGCCGGTCACAGCCGACCCTCGGTGGTGACCAGCGCCGCGGCCTCGAGCGGGTCGGTGGGGCCCTCGCCGTAGGACGGGCACAGCCGCGCCAGCGGGCACGCCCCGCACGCCGGCTTGCGCGCGTGGCAGCGCCGGCGGCCGTGCCAGATGACGTGGTGGCTGAGCATGGTCCAGTCCTTGCGCGCGATGAGCGCGCCGACCTCGGCCTCGACCTTGTCCGGATCGGTCTGCTCGGTCCAGCCGAACCGGCGGACCAGCCGGCCGAAGTGGGTGTCCACCGTGATGCCGGGGACCCCGAACGCGTTGCCCAGCACCACGTTGGCCGTCTTGCGCCCGACGCCGGGCAGGGTCACCAGGTCGCGCAGGCGGCCCGGGACCTCGCCGTCGAAGCGCTCGACGAGGGCCTGGCCCAGGCCGATCAGCGAGGTGGCCTTGTTGCGGAAGAACCCGGTGCTGCGGATGAGCTCCTCGAGCTCGTCGCGGTCGGCGGCGGCGTACGCCGCGGCGTCCGGGTAGCGGGCGAAGACGGCCGGGGTGACGAGGTTGACCCGGCGGTCCGTGGTCTGCGCGGAGAGGATGGTGGCGACGAGCAGCTCGAGCGGGCTGGTGAAGTCCAGCTCGCAGCGCGCGTCCGGATAGGTGTCGGCCAGGACGCGGTCCATCCGCCGGGCGCGGCGCACCAGCGCCGTCCGGGTCTCGCCCGTGGGCGTGGTGAGCTCGGCTGTCGTCATCGCGCGCTCAGCCTACGTCGGCCTCCCGACGCCGCGGTCCCGCGACGAGGCAGCCCGAGCCGGCCCCTCACCGCACGAGCGCGGGGCTTGAGCCATCCGGGTGTCGGATTCGCGACACCCCGGAATCGGCGCTCGGCGGGCCTCCGGCCCGGCAGAACTCCTAGCCTGGCCGGGTCGGCGCGGGGCAGATCGCCGGCGAGGGAGGCGGTCATGAGCAGCACGGGCGGGCGGCCCGCCGCCGTGCCCACGCAGCAGACGGTGCCCGCGCAGCGCAGGACCGGGCTCGACGCACCCGGCGCTCCACCCGAGCCGGCCACGGCGATCACCCCCGAGGAGCGGGCCCGGCTGGCCAAGGAGCGCCGTGCCGCCCGCAAGGCGGCCCGGGCCGCGGCGCCGCCCCCGGAGCGCGACGCCGTCTACGACAGCCTGTCGCTGGGAGACCTGCGCGGCCTGCGCTCCGAGCTCGGCGACGAGGAGACCCGGGTCTCGTACTGGCGCCGGATCATCCAGGCCCGGCTCGACGTCGTGCGCTCGCACCTGCCGGAGGGGACGCCGGTGGCCGACCTCACCCGGGTGCTCTCCGACGCCCGGTCGTCGGTGGGGCGGCTGGCCCACCTCGACGTGCGCCCCGTGGACGACATCCCGCCGCTGCCCGACCTCGCCGAGGTGTGGGCCCGCCAGGTGGACCGGTCCGACGAGCTGGCGATGGCGCGGCTCGAGGAGGACCTGGCCGACGCCGAGGAGGAGCTCTCGGACTACCGCCGCGAGCTGCACCGCCGCATCGACCTGGTGACCGACGAGCTCATCGCGCGCTACCGCGAGCAGCCGCTGCTCGCGCTCCAGATCCTCCCGGACGACCCCCTGCGCCGGACGATGGGCGCCTGAGCCCGGGCCGTCCCGCGCACCCGCGTCCGCCACGCGGCGGCGCAACCGGGGAGTCCTGACCGCGCGCGGCGTGGGATGCGCCACACTGTGCGCGTCGGACCTGCCGCCTGCGCGGCCGCCCCAGAGAGGACCGCACGTGGACGACGTGCTCATGAGCGCACCGCTGTTCGCCGCACTCGACGTCGAGGCCGCGGCGGCGCTCAAGTCGTCGATGGAGGAGCGCCGCCTGCTCAAGGGCGACATCCTCTTCGCCGAGGGCGACCCGGGCGACCGGCTCTACGTCGTCACCGACGGCAAGATCAAGCTCGTCCACGCGGCCAACGACGGCCGCGAGACGCTGCTGGCGATCATGGGCGAGGGGGAGATGTTCGGCGAGCTCTCCCTGTTCGACCCGGGTCCGCGCACCGCGACGGCGGCCGCGCTCACCGACGTCACCGTGCTCGGCCTCGGCCACGCCGCGCTGCGCCCGTGGCTCACGGGCCGGCCCGAGGTGGCCGAGGCGCTGCTCCAGGCGCTCGCCCAGCGGCTGCGCCGCACCAACGAGGCGCTGGCCGACCTCGTGTTCTCCGACGTCCCGGGTCGCGTCGCCAAGGCGCTGCTCGACCTCGGCGAGCGCTTCGGCCAGTCGCAGCCCGACGGCCTGCACGTGTCGCACGACATGACGCAGGAGGAGCTCGCGCAGTACGTCGGCGCCTCCCGCGAGACGGTCAACAAGGCGCTGGCCGACTTCGCCTCGCGCGGGTGGCTGCGGCTCGAGTCGCGCTCGGTCGTGCTCATCGACGTCGAGCGCCTCCAGCGCCGCGCGCGCTGAGCGGCCCACCGCCTGTCAGGCGGTCGCGTCACTCGCCGCGCAGGTACGCGATCTGCGCGAGCACGGAGAGCCGGGCGGCCGGCCACACCGCGCGGGGGACGTCGGCGTAGACCTCGGCGACGACGTCGTCGGCGGTGACGGCGCCCGCCTCGAGCACCGCGCGCACCTGCTCGAGCCGCTCGCGGCGGTGGTCGAGGTAGGCCGCGGCCGCCGCGGCCGCGTCCTCGAGCGCGGGGCCGTGCCCCGGCAGCACCACGTGGCGGTCGCCGGCGGCGAGGTCGCCCAGCCGCCGCAGCGACGCGAGGTAGTCCTCCAGGCGTCCCTCCGGGTGCGCCACCACCGTGGTGCCGCGCCCGAGCACCGTGTCGCCGGTGAGCAGCGCGCCGTCCTCGCGCAGGCGGAAGGTGAGCGAGTCGGCGGTGTGCCCGGGCGTCGCGACCACCTCGATCTCCACGCCGGCCGCCGCCACGACGTCGCCGCCCACGAGGCCCTCGTCGCCGAGCCGGTGCGCCGGGTCGAGGGCTGCGACCGGGGCGCGGAACCGGCCGGCGAACTGCGCGGCCCCCTCGGCGTGGTCCGGGTGGCCGTGGGTGAGCAGGATGCGGGCCACCCGGCGGTGCCCCACCTCGGCCGCGACGGCCTCGACGTGCCGGGGCAGCGCGGGGCCCGGGTCGACCAGCACCACCGCATCGGATCCGGCGTCGGCCAGCACCCAGGTGTTGGTGCCCTCGAGCGTCATCGGGCCCGGGTTGGGCGCCAGGACGCACACCGCGTACGCCGTCGCCCGCCCGCCGGTCCACGGCCGGCCGTCGCCCAGCGGAACGGGCGTGCCGCTCACACCGGCTCCGGGCCGACGCCGTCGGACTCGCTGCCCGCGGGCTCCTCACCGAGGTCGAGCACCGCCCGGGTGCGTGCGTCGACCATGCGCCACTCGACCTCGCCGGCGGCCCCCAGCACGGGGGCGGGCATCAACGGCACCACGGGTGCGGCGGCCGCGCGGCGCAGCGCGGTGGCGACGTCGTCGCACGCCGCCAGCAGGTGCATCACGGCGCGGGTGGGCGGCAGCATCGCCATGGAGCCGGCGTCGTACGCCGTCAGCGCGTCCTGCGGGCGCCACCACGCCGACACCTCCGACTCGCCGCCGACGTGCCGGGCGGACTGCCCGCCCGGGACGGCGGCCATGAAGAAGCGGGTGTCGTAGCGGCGGTCCTCCACCTCGGGGGTGACCCAGTGCGCGAACGGCACGACCGCGGTGTCGTCCACCACGAGGCCGCGCCGGGCCAGCAGCGCGGCGAAGCCGACGTCGCCCGTGACCAGTGCCGCGCGGTCGTGCTCGAGCCCCTCGTCCGGGGTCGCCGCGGCGCCGTCGGGCCCGAGGGCCAGCAGCACCCCGCACTCCTCGAACGTCTCGCGCGCCGCAGCGGCCAGCAGGGCGCCGGGCCGGGGGCTGCTCACACGGCGTCCGACCGCCGCGAGGTCGGCGCGGCCGGCGAGGGGCACGTCGTCGTCGGAGGCCTCGACCGCGCCGCCGGGGTAGACGTGCATGCCCGCCGCGAAGGCCATCGCCGTGGTGCGGCGCAGCACGAACACCTCGAGGCCGGCCGCCGCCTCGCGCAGCAGGCACACCGTGGCGGCGTCGCGGGGCTCCGGGGGCTGCCACGAGGCCTGCCCGCGCGCCAGCGCCTCGGCGCGCTCGCGCATCCGCGAGGGCAGCCGGGGCATCTCGACCCGGCCCGGCTCGGGCGTCGCGCTCAGTCGGCGACCTCGACGATCATCTCGACCTCGACGGCCGCGTCCAGCGGCAGCGCGGCGACGCCGACGGCCGAGCGCGCGTGCACCCCGGCGTCCCCGAAGGCCGTCCCGAGCAGCTGGCTCGCGCCGTTCACGACGCCCGGCTGGCCGGTGAAGCCCGGGTCGCTGGCGACGAAGCCGACGACCTTCACGACGTGCACGACGCGGTCGAGGTCGCCCACCACGGACTTCACCGCGGCGATGGCGTTGAGCGCGCACGTGGCGGCGAGCTCCACCGCCTGCTCCGGGGTGACGTCCGCGCCGACCTTGCCGGTGTGCGCCATCGCGCCGTCGACCATCGGCAGCTGGCCCGAGGTGTAGACGTAGGACCCGCTGCGCACCGCCGGGACGTAGGCGGCCACCGGCGGCACGACGTCCGGCACGGTGAGGCCCAGGCCGGCGAGGCGGTCCTCCACTGCGGACATCGGCCTCAGCCCTTCGGTCGCTTGAAGTAGGCCACGAGCTGGTCGGGGCTGGGGCCCTGCACCACCTGCACCAGCTCCCAGCCGTCCTCGCCCCAGGTGTTGAGGATCTGCTGGGTCGCGTGGACCAGCAGCGGTGCGGTCGCGTACTCCCACGTCGTCATGGGGCGACCCTAGGCCGTCAGGGCCGTCGCGTCGCCCGCGCCCCGGGGACCGGCCTGCCAGCCGGTGCCCGGGCCTCTACGCTCGACCCCGTGCCCACCGACGCCGACCGTGCCGTGCCGCGGCCCGAGTGGGACGGCGTCCGGCTGCACGTCGTGTCGGGCAAGGGCGGCACCGGCAAGACCACCGTCGCCTCGGCGCTCGCGCTGGCGCTGGCCACGGGCGGACGCCGGGTGCTCGTGGTGGAGGTGGAGGGGCGCCAGGGCCTGGCCCAGCTCTTCGACGTGCCACCGCTGCCCTACGAGGAGCGGCGCGTGGCCGTGGCGCCCGGGGGCGGCGAGGTGCACGCGCTGGCCATCGACCCCGAGGAGGCGCTCGTCGAGTTCCTCGAGATGTTCTACAACCTGCGCCGTGCGGGCACGGCCCTGCGCCGCATGGGCGCCATCGACTTCGCCACCACCGTGGCGCCGGGCGTGCGCGACGTGCTGCTCACCGGCAAGACCAAGGAGGCGGTGCGGCGCAAGAAGGACGGACGCCACGTCTACGACGCCGTCGTCATGGACGCGCCGCCCACCGGGCGCATCGCCCGCTTCCTCAACGTCAACACCGAGGTGGCCGGGCTGGCGCGCACCGGCCCCATCCGCTCGCAGGCCGACGCCGTGATGGAGGTGATCGCCTCGCCGCTCACGGCCGTGCACCTCGTCACGCTGCTGGAGGAGATGCCGGTGCAGGAGACCGCCGACGGCATCCGCGACCTCCTGGAGGCCGACCTCCCCGTGGGCGGCGTCATCGTCAACCAGGTGCGCCGCCCGCTGCTGTCGGCCTCGGCGCAGACCAAGGCGCGCAAGGGCAAGCTCGACGCGGCCGCCGTGGCTGCCGACCTCGAGAAGGTCGACGTCGTCACCTCCGCCGGCTGGCTGTCCACCGCCCGGGGCGCCGTCACCACCGACGACGTCGTCTCGGCGCTGCTCGCCGAGGCGGCCGACCACGCGGAGCGGGTGGCGCTCGAGCAGCGCAGCCGCGACACGCTCGAGGAGCTCGAGCGCCCCACCTACGAGCTGCCGTTCCTCCCGGACGGGATCGACGTCGGCGCCCTCTACGACCTCGCGGAGTCGCTGCGCGGACAGGGGTTCGGATGAACGCGCGCGAGGTGGTCCCGCGCAGCCGCAGCCTCGACGTCGACTCCCTGCTCGACGACCGCGAGGTGCGGGTCATCGTGTGCTGCGGCTCGGGCGGCGTCGGCAAGACGACGACGGCGGCCGCCCTCGGGCTGCGCGCCGCGGAGCGCGGACGGCGGGTCGTGGTGCTCACGATCGACCCGGCCCGCCGGCTGGCGCAGTCGCTCGGGCTCACCGAGCTCGACAACGACCCGCGGCCGGTCGACGGCGTCCGGGGCGAGGGCACGCTCGCGGCGATGATGCTGGACATGAAGCGGACGTTCGACGAGTTCGTCGAGTCCAACGCCGACCCGGAGCGGGCCGCGACGATCCTGGCCAACCCCTTCTACCAGTCGCTGTCGAGCTCGTTCGCCGGGACGCAGGAGTACATGGCCATGGAGAAGCTCGGCCAGCTGCGCGGGCGGGCCGAGACCGAGCACGCGTGGGACCTCATCGTGGTCGACACGCCGCCGTCGCGGTCGGCGCTGGACTTCCTCGACGCACCGAGGCGGCTCGGCTCCTTCCTCGACGGGCGGTTCATCCGGCTGCTCGCGGCGCCGGCCAAGGCGGGCGGCAAGGCCTACCTCAAGGTGATCACCGCCGGGTTCGGCATGTTCACCTCGGTGCTGAGCAAGATCATCGGCGGCCAGGTGCTCACCGACGTCCAGACCTTCGTGGGCTCGGTGGACACGCTCTTCGGCGGCTTCCGGCAGCGGGCCGACGACACCTTCGCCATGCTCCAGGCGCCGGACACCCGCTTCCTCGTGGTGGCCGCGCCCGAGCGCGACGCGCTGCGCGAGGCCTCCTACTTCGTCGAGCGGCTCGAGGGCGACGACATGCCGCTGGCGGGGCTGGTGCTCAACCGGGTGGCCACCACCGCCGTGCCGGACCTCGACGCCGCGACCGCGCAGGCCGCGGCCACCCGGCTGGAGTCCGGCTCGGGGACGTCGGTGACCGCCGCGCTGCTGCGCATCCACGCCGACCGGGTCGCCACGCTGGCCCGTCAGCGCCGGCTGGCCGAGCGGTTCACCAGCGCCCACCGCGGCGTCGCGGTGGCGGCCGTGCCGGCCCTGGCCGGGGACGTCGTCGACCTCACCGGCCTGCGCGAGATCGGGGAGTCGCTGGCGGTGCAGTGACCGGGGCCGCGAGCCGCCGGCCGCGAGCGCGGGTCAGGAGGCGACGCGCGGGTCCTGGGCGTGGTCGCTGAGGTCGACCACGGTGACGTCGTACTCCTCGCGCGCGGTCTCGAGCAGGCGGCGCCACGAGGTGACCTGCGGCCGCCGCCGCAGCAGGGCCCGGCGCTCGCGCTCGGTCATCCCGCCCCAGACGCCGAACTCGATCCGGTTGTCGAGGGCGTCGGCGAGGCACTCGGTGCGCACGCTGCACGACAGGCAGATCGCCTTGGCGCGGTTCTGCGCGGCCCCCTGGACGAACAGCGCGTCCGGGTCGCTCGACCGGCACGCCGCCGACGTGGTCCAGTCCGGTGTCCAGGTCATCGCTGGAGCTCACCCCCACACGCTCGTCCACGCTGCGACGCAGGTCAGAGCCCCAGCCCCCGGCACCGGCCCCGGTCTTGCGCCGTCGACGCCGCCGGCGCGCCGTCGCGCCGACACGGTGACGCTACGCACATCAAGATCGGGGAGTCAGGCTCGACTTGACCATATCTGGTAGTTATTTCGTGCCATGGACGGACGCCGGACCGGCCACCTGCGGACCGCACGCGGGCTGCGGCACGGTCACGGCCGCGGTGCGGAGTGGGTGGTGGGCCGCTTCCCGACGTACCCTCGTCAGGCCATGTCAGAGCCCCAGCACCCCGCGCCGGCCGTGCGCGTGGCCCCCCCGGAGCCGGCTCCGCGGCGCCGCCACGGCCTGCCCGCCACCACCGCGCGCATCGCGCTGTTCGTCGTCGTGAGCATGGTCGCCGGCGTGGTCATCGCCGGCACGGCGCTGCCCTTCGTCGGCGGCGCCGGCGTCGCGGCGCGCACCGCGTTCGAGGACTTCCAGGCGCTGCCCGACCAGCTGACCACGCCGCCGCTGCCGCAGCGCTCCATCATCCTCGCCGCGGACGGCACCACGATCGCGACGATCTACGAGCAGAACCGCATCGAGGTGCCGCTGTCGAAGATCGCGCCGGTGATGCAGCAGGCCATCGTGGCGATCGAGGACGGCCGCTTCTACGAGCACCGCGGCGTCGACCTGCGCGGCCTCACCCGCGCGCTCATCGGCAACGCCGGCGGCAGCGGCGTCGTGCAGGGCGGGTCCACCCTCACCCAGCAGTACGTGAAGAACGTGTTCGTCGAGTCCGCGGCCACCCCGGAGGAGGCCGCGGCCGCCCGCGCCCGCTCGGTCACCCGCAAGCTCAAGGAGATGCGCTACGCCCTCGCCCTCGAGCGCGAGCTGACCAAGGCGCAGATCCTCGAGCGCTACCTCAACATCGCCTACTTCGGGGCCGGCGCCTACGGCGTCGAGGCCGCCGCGCGCCGGTACTTCTCCAAGCACGCCAACCAGCTCACCCTGGTGGAGGCCGCGACCCTCGCCGGCGCGGTGCAGCAGCCGGTCGCCTACGACCCCACCCGCAACCCGAAGTCCTCGCAGTACCGCCGCAAGCAGGTGCTGACGCGCATGGTGGAGATGGGCTACATCACCCAGGCGCAGGCCACCGCGGCGTCGGCGGTGCCCACCAAGACGTTCCTCAAGCCCTCGGTCCCCCACAACGGGTGCACGACGTCCTACGCCCCGTACTTCTGCGACTACGTCTACCGCCTGCTCAAGACCGACCCCGCGTTCGGCAAGACGCCGGCCGACCGCGAGGCGCTGCTCAACCGCGGCGGCCTCATCATCCGCACCACGCTGCAGCCCAAGGCGCAGCGGGCCGCGCAGCGCGCCGTCGACAAGTACGTCCCGCCGAAGGACCCGAGCCGCAAGATCGCCGCGATCAGCATGGTGCAGCCGAGCACCGGCCAGATCGTGGCCATGGCCGAGAACCGCACGTGGGGCGTCAAGGGCATCGGCCACACCACGTACAACTTCAACGTCGGCACGCAGTACGGCGGCAGCCTCGGCGCCCAGGCCGGCTCGACGTTCAAGGCGTTCACGATGGCCGCGGCGTTCGCGCAGAACATCTCGCCCTACGACTACATCGACGCGCCGTCGGTCAACACCTTCGACGGGTTCAAGAACTGCGACACCGGGGCGCCCTACGCGCCGGTGACCATCCACAACTCCACGAGCTCCGGCACCTTCAACATGCTCCAGGGCGCCGCCTACTCGGTGAACACCTACTTCATGGCGCTCGAGCAGCAGACCACCCAGTGCGCCGCGGCCGACATGGCCGAGAAGGCGGGCCTGCGCCGGGGCGACGGCTCCTCGCTGCTGCGGGTGCCCAACTTCACCCTCGGCGTCGACGAGGTCACCCCGCTCGGCATGGCCTCGGCCTACGGCGTGTTCGCCAACCACGGCACCCTGTGCCAGCCCACCGCGATCCTCTCGGTGGAGACGCGCGACGGCCAGAAGCTCGCCGTCCCGCAGGCCGACTGCAAGCGCACGATCTCGCGCCCCGTCGCCGACTCCGTCGCCGCCGTCCTCAAGCAGGTCGTCGACGGGCCGCTGCCCGGCCGCACCGGGCAGGCCATGTCGCTCGGCCGCGACGCCGCCGGCAAGACGGGCACCACGAACAGCTCGGCGTCGGTGTGGTTCGTCGGGTTCACCCCGGACCTCGCCGCGGCCGTCGCCACCTACGACCCCCGCGGCGCGGCGCGCTACCCGATGCAGAACGTGACGATCGGGGGCCACTACTACCCGCAGGTGTGGGGCTCCACGCTGCCCGGGCCGATCTGGAAGATGGCGATGCTCGGCGCCCTCGAGGGCACCCCGCCGACCCACTTCGACCTGCGCCCGCTCGACGGCATCGGCACGATCACCCCGCCCCCGCCGCCGGGCTCCTGCCCGAGCCCGGGCGCCTCGCCGTCCGGGTCGGCGAGCCCGGCCGCCACCGGCACCCCGTCGCCGGGGGCGAGCCCCACCGACTGCCCGAGCCCCTCGTCCTCGGCCTCGCCGTCGGCGTCCGGCTCGCCGTCGGGCTCGCCGAGCCCCTCGAAGTCGCCGTCGCCGACCCCGTCGCCGAGCCACGACCCGACGCCGAGCCCGAGCACGACGCCGACCACCTCGAAGAGCCCGACGGCGGGCGCGCACGCCACCACGAGCGCCCGCGCGTCGTCGAGCACGCGCGCGTCCTCGAGCGCGAGCCCCTGACGCGTCGGGGTCGGCCGGCAGGCCGGGCTCAGCCGGCCAGCGCCGCCCGCACCGCGGCGGCCACGCGGCCGCCCTCGGCCCGGCCGGCCACCCGAGGCGTGAGCACCTTCATGACCTGCCCCATGGCCCGCGGGGAGTCCGCGCCGGTCTCGGCCACGGCCGCGGCCACCAGGGTCGCGAGCTCGTCGTCGGAGAGCTGGGCGGGCAGGTAGGTCTCGAGCACCGCGAGCTCGGCCCGCTCGCGCGCGGCGAGCTCCGGGCGGGCGGCGTCGTCGTAGGCGGTGGCCGACTCGCGGCGCTTCTTCGCCTCGCGCCCGAGGACGGCGACCACCTCGTCGTCGGAGAGCTCGCGGGCCTCGTCGCCGGAGACCGCCTCGTTCTTCACCGCGGTCAGCGCCATGCGCAGCGTGGCGGCCGCGACCTCGTCGCGGGAGCGGATCGCGGTGGTGAGGTCGTCGTGCAGCCGGGTCTCGAGAGCGCTCATGGGCCCATCCTCCCGCAGGCCGCAACCGGGTAGCCCGGGCGCACCGGCGTCCGGCCCGGTGCCGGTGCGTGCCGGCGCCCGGCGCCGTCCGTGGGATCCTGGGCGGCATGTCGCGCACCGGGACCGCCCTGCTCGGGCTCACCGGCCTCGCCGCCGCCGGGCTCGCCTGGTCGGTCGCCGAGGCGCACCGCTACACGCTGCGCCGCGCCAGCGCCCCGGTGCTGCCGGCCGGGCAGCCGCCGCTGCGGGTGCTGCACCTGTCGGACCTGCACCTGACCCCGCGCCACCGCGGCCGCGCGGCGTGGGTGCGCGGGCTCGACGCCCTGGAGCCGGACCTCGTCGTCGTCACCGGCGACTTCCTCGCGCACCCGGACGCGGTGCCCACGGTGCTCGACGCCCTCGGGCCGCTGCTCGCGCGGCCGGGCCTGTTCGTGCTCGGGTCCAACGACTACTTCGCCCCCGGCGTGGTGCGCCCCTGGCGCTACCTCACCGGCCCCTCCGACCTCGACGAGCAGCGCCCGACCCTGCCGTGGGGCGAGCTGGTCAAGGAGCTCGGCGGCGCGGGCTGGACCGACCTGTCGAACGCCCGCGCCACGCTCGAGGTGGACGGCCGCCAGGTCGACGTGCGCGGCGTCGACGACCCCCATATCCGGCGCGACCGCTACGCCGAGGTCGCCGGCCCGTTCGCGGCCGATGCCGACCTCGCCCTCGGCGTCGCTCACGCCCCTTACCTCCGGGTGCTCGACGCGATGGCCGCCGACGGCGCGTCCCTCGTGCTCGCCGGGCACACCCACGGCGGCCAGCTCTGCGTGCCCGGCGTCGGTGCCCTGGTGACCAACTGCGACCTGCCGCCGGCCCAGGCCAAGGGCCTCTCGCGCCACGCCCGCCCGGCGCGCGACGACGACCCGTCGCTGGGCGGCGCCGACGGCCGGGGCACGGTGCTGCACGTCTCCGCCGGGCTGGGCACCTCGCCCTACGCCCCGGTGCGCTTCGCCTGCCCGCCCGAGGCCACGCTGCTCACGCTCACCGCCACGCCCTGACCCC
The Frankiales bacterium DNA segment above includes these coding regions:
- a CDS encoding MarP family serine protease; protein product: MNLVDLLLVVLVALSVWTGWRNGLVAGVLSFAGFLGGALAGATLAPHLVGGLDGFLAAALGIGIVVVCAGIGNALMSVLARWIRSRVTWRPARLVDSVGGSVFGVLSVLLLAWVMASALVVVPLGPVSSELRGSRVLDGVDHVLPGTAKDWVSGLRSALDSTGFPEAFGGFSLDPLIPVAAPDPALLKVPAVRAAWGSLVKVEGMAAACGTQVDGSGFVYARDHVMTNAHVVAGLLDPVVLVRGVGERWQARVVYFDPDIDVAVLYVPGLDAPSLGFAPPASRGDAAVVAGFPGGGALDASAARIRGTITARGSDIYGRGTVTREVYSVRGTIRPGTSGGPLLDPQGRVDGVVFAASVQDPDTGYALTAAQVSSAATAGARATREVATGSCATR
- a CDS encoding NUDIX domain-containing protein; the encoded protein is MRPVLDVARTVTAEQLSRFVPPAEGGRQSAVLVLFGEGSTGPDLLLIERAATVSSHAGQPAFPGGAVDDTDADVVAAALREAQEETGLDPSGVAVVATLPPLWLPPSGFVVTPVIGWWRHPSPVGVVDPGEVERVVRVPLDELLDPAHRVSVRHPSGYLGPGFAVQGLLVWGFTALVLSRLFTLCGWDRPWDADVVVDLPAR
- the nth gene encoding endonuclease III — protein: MTTAELTTPTGETRTALVRRARRMDRVLADTYPDARCELDFTSPLELLVATILSAQTTDRRVNLVTPAVFARYPDAAAYAAADRDELEELIRSTGFFRNKATSLIGLGQALVERFDGEVPGRLRDLVTLPGVGRKTANVVLGNAFGVPGITVDTHFGRLVRRFGWTEQTDPDKVEAEVGALIARKDWTMLSHHVIWHGRRRCHARKPACGACPLARLCPSYGEGPTDPLEAAALVTTEGRL
- a CDS encoding cyclic nucleotide-binding domain-containing protein, with the translated sequence MDDVLMSAPLFAALDVEAAAALKSSMEERRLLKGDILFAEGDPGDRLYVVTDGKIKLVHAANDGRETLLAIMGEGEMFGELSLFDPGPRTATAAALTDVTVLGLGHAALRPWLTGRPEVAEALLQALAQRLRRTNEALADLVFSDVPGRVAKALLDLGERFGQSQPDGLHVSHDMTQEELAQYVGASRETVNKALADFASRGWLRLESRSVVLIDVERLQRRAR
- a CDS encoding MBL fold metallo-hydrolase, with protein sequence MTLEGTNTWVLADAGSDAVVLVDPGPALPRHVEAVAAEVGHRRVARILLTHGHPDHAEGAAQFAGRFRAPVAALDPAHRLGDEGLVGGDVVAAAGVEIEVVATPGHTADSLTFRLREDGALLTGDTVLGRGTTVVAHPEGRLEDYLASLRRLGDLAAGDRHVVLPGHGPALEDAAAAAAAYLDHRRERLEQVRAVLEAGAVTADDVVAEVYADVPRAVWPAARLSVLAQIAYLRGE
- a CDS encoding NUDIX hydrolase, which produces MPRLPSRMRERAEALARGQASWQPPEPRDAATVCLLREAAAGLEVFVLRRTTAMAFAAGMHVYPGGAVEASDDDVPLAGRADLAAVGRRVSSPRPGALLAAAARETFEECGVLLALGPDGAAATPDEGLEHDRAALVTGDVGFAALLARRGLVVDDTAVVPFAHWVTPEVEDRRYDTRFFMAAVPGGQSARHVGGESEVSAWWRPQDALTAYDAGSMAMLPPTRAVMHLLAACDDVATALRRAAAAPVVPLMPAPVLGAAGEVEWRMVDARTRAVLDLGEEPAGSESDGVGPEPV
- a CDS encoding RidA family protein encodes the protein MSAVEDRLAGLGLTVPDVVPPVAAYVPAVRSGSYVYTSGQLPMVDGAMAHTGKVGADVTPEQAVELAATCALNAIAAVKSVVGDLDRVVHVVKVVGFVASDPGFTGQPGVVNGASQLLGTAFGDAGVHARSAVGVAALPLDAAVEVEMIVEVAD
- a CDS encoding DUF4177 domain-containing protein encodes the protein MTTWEYATAPLLVHATQQILNTWGEDGWELVQVVQGPSPDQLVAYFKRPKG
- a CDS encoding AAA family ATPase, with product MPAGARASTLDPVPTDADRAVPRPEWDGVRLHVVSGKGGTGKTTVASALALALATGGRRVLVVEVEGRQGLAQLFDVPPLPYEERRVAVAPGGGEVHALAIDPEEALVEFLEMFYNLRRAGTALRRMGAIDFATTVAPGVRDVLLTGKTKEAVRRKKDGRHVYDAVVMDAPPTGRIARFLNVNTEVAGLARTGPIRSQADAVMEVIASPLTAVHLVTLLEEMPVQETADGIRDLLEADLPVGGVIVNQVRRPLLSASAQTKARKGKLDAAAVAADLEKVDVVTSAGWLSTARGAVTTDDVVSALLAEAADHAERVALEQRSRDTLEELERPTYELPFLPDGIDVGALYDLAESLRGQGFG